Proteins encoded by one window of Candidatus Stoquefichus sp. SB1:
- a CDS encoding sensor histidine kinase, producing the protein MIRYINIALEVFSGLISLLVVLSIIAGNDKKDRLNQKFVCMLICNIFVLFNDSIALIFKGHMDLGSIILVRIGNFCAFVFSYLILATFTDYLISFLQTKKEISRMPAKIMWGLSIIAIILVFVSQWTNIYYIIDEHNVYHRQGLFWLSQSWGIICLLINSIVILKNHKVLSKRETISLMGYILLPVVAMFIQIFVYGVALLYLSTSISCLALYLNMQIDQAQKTKEIELELERHKIEMMINQIKPHFLYNTLSTIRYLCESNPQQAQIAITQLSQFLRLNIEFLSSTDQIPFVQELEHIKNYLNIECLRFKDKLNIQYDIQTTDFTLPPLTVQPIVENAVHHGVLKNKDGGTIWIQSQETDNDYRILIKDNGVGFHYQEIDSQNETHIGICNVSERLKLVRHGTIEIESSDGEGTTVTLILPKEEK; encoded by the coding sequence ATGATAAGATATATAAATATTGCTTTAGAAGTTTTTAGTGGTTTAATTTCTCTATTAGTTGTTTTGAGTATTATTGCTGGTAATGATAAAAAAGATCGTCTTAATCAAAAATTTGTTTGTATGTTAATTTGTAATATTTTTGTTTTATTTAATGATTCTATTGCTTTGATTTTCAAAGGTCATATGGATTTAGGGAGTATTATTTTAGTTCGTATTGGAAATTTTTGTGCATTTGTTTTCAGTTATTTAATTCTCGCTACTTTTACAGATTACTTAATCTCATTTTTACAAACAAAAAAAGAGATATCAAGAATGCCTGCTAAGATAATGTGGGGACTTTCTATTATTGCTATTATTTTAGTATTTGTTTCACAATGGACAAATATTTATTATATTATTGATGAACATAATGTTTATCATCGTCAAGGTTTATTTTGGTTATCTCAAAGCTGGGGAATTATTTGTTTACTTATTAATAGTATTGTTATTTTAAAAAATCATAAAGTTTTAAGTAAACGGGAGACAATTTCTTTGATGGGATATATTCTTTTACCTGTTGTAGCAATGTTTATTCAAATTTTTGTTTATGGAGTTGCATTATTGTATTTATCAACTTCAATCTCATGTTTAGCTCTTTATTTGAATATGCAAATTGATCAAGCACAAAAAACAAAAGAGATTGAATTAGAATTAGAAAGACATAAGATTGAAATGATGATTAATCAAATTAAGCCACATTTCTTATATAATACATTAAGTACGATTCGATATCTTTGTGAAAGTAATCCTCAACAGGCTCAAATAGCTATAACACAATTATCACAATTTTTAAGATTAAATATAGAATTTCTATCAAGTACAGATCAAATTCCTTTTGTCCAAGAGTTAGAACATATTAAAAATTATCTTAATATAGAATGTTTACGTTTTAAAGATAAATTAAATATTCAATATGATATTCAAACAACTGATTTTACATTACCACCATTAACAGTTCAGCCAATTGTAGAAAATGCAGTGCATCATGGTGTATTAAAAAATAAAGATGGTGGAACTATTTGGATTCAATCTCAGGAAACAGATAATGATTATCGAATACTTATTAAAGATAATGGTGTAGGATTTCATTATCAGGAAATAGATTCTCAAAATGAAACTCATATAGGTATTTGTAATGTGTCTGAGCGTCTAAAACTTGTACGTCATGGGACAATTGAAATAGAAAGTTCTGATGGAGAAGGAACAACAGTAACACTTATCCTTCCAAAGGAGGAGAAATAA
- a CDS encoding response regulator: MKILIIDDEEMALKDLMSILQQVIPYSEIYPCHSYQEALTIIKTTSIDIAFLDIEIGEKNGIVLAKEMKDLQTDIHIIFVTAYAKYAMDAFAVHANGYLLKPVQKEDIQRELTFAYQVIAHTRIRVQTFGGFEIFVDGKPLIFKRSKAKELLAYLVDRRGIGVTTRQACSILWEDEPYDVKLKNYYQVILMELRNTLKKAGIEDIIRRHRNFIAIDPNKIDCDYYRFIEGDAWAINTYRRDYMICYSWAEFSMGVLDEQIDNMNDQKNDGEEGVCLKKIIL, encoded by the coding sequence TTGAAAATATTAATTATAGATGATGAGGAAATGGCTTTAAAGGATTTAATGAGTATTCTTCAACAAGTTATTCCTTATTCTGAAATTTATCCTTGTCACTCTTATCAAGAAGCCCTAACTATTATAAAGACAACCTCTATTGATATTGCTTTTCTAGATATTGAAATTGGAGAAAAAAATGGAATTGTACTTGCTAAAGAAATGAAAGATTTACAAACAGATATTCATATTATTTTTGTTACTGCTTATGCAAAATATGCTATGGATGCATTTGCTGTACATGCTAATGGCTATTTATTAAAACCCGTTCAAAAAGAAGATATTCAAAGAGAATTAACTTTTGCTTATCAGGTTATCGCTCATACACGAATTAGAGTTCAAACATTTGGTGGATTTGAAATCTTTGTAGATGGTAAACCATTAATATTTAAGCGTTCTAAAGCAAAGGAACTACTAGCTTATTTGGTAGATCGGCGTGGAATAGGTGTCACAACACGTCAAGCTTGTAGTATTTTATGGGAAGATGAACCATATGATGTTAAACTTAAAAATTATTATCAAGTCATCCTTATGGAACTAAGGAATACTTTAAAAAAAGCAGGGATTGAGGATATCATAAGAAGGCATCGTAATTTCATTGCTATTGATCCTAATAAGATTGACTGTGATTATTATCGCTTTATTGAAGGGGATGCATGGGCAATTAATACTTATCGACGTGACTATATGATCTGTTATAGTTGGGCGGAGTTTAGTATGGGTGTTTTAGATGAACAAATAGATAATATGAATGATCAAAAAAATGATGGGGAGGAGGGTGTATGTTTAAAAAAGATAATCCTTTAA